A region of Desulfuromonas thiophila DNA encodes the following proteins:
- a CDS encoding sulfurtransferase codes for MIRFHKSILLVLMLLALSAVMLSGCGESVTHKTSTSSTDDGDTTDGDETTDTTPYPNADLLVSADELETLLSSSTATAATTGSLIVIDTRSADAYVAGHIPGAIHMAHAELADDSLNLKSVTELETLLGGKGLVADAKIVLYDDTITSWGSAGRVFWALEYLGCSDVHLLDGGWDKWSADGRTTQLAATTLEATTFTASVNTAVVTDKATIASRLGDSDFVLIDTRTDEEFIGWQLYGEARGGHITGAVHLPYEWSYGADHTLVPYATMKSYFEERGITADKQVVAYCTAGIRSGFAYFLARLMGYENVANYDASIWDWAAQADITTYPMEALTNYADLVYPGWVNAVMDYHASGSSSAAPANYNYDRDHKYLIFETQWGSFDDMANGWADTSYLSGHIPGAIHSNSDVYENGYPRWFMLPDDELKAAVGSMGITEDTTVIVYSNSPIFAARLWWILLYAGVDDVRLLNGGYDAWTAAGYDGETTTNYPVATTYSGSTLPEVVATTDYVAGVYDDENTLVADVRMYEEYAGEVSGYSYVVNKGRIPGAVYAFHADNPDRYYLDDDGTFRSYTEVETMWNGVGIEKATDTTFSKDVIFYCGSGYRSSISYLYAHLMGISNVRNYSDGWEGWSTDYVEDASYLAEEGVPGSTDGWRQNRSERPVSVGVHPE; via the coding sequence ATGATCCGATTTCATAAATCCATCCTGCTGGTGCTGATGCTGCTGGCGTTGTCCGCCGTCATGCTCAGTGGCTGCGGTGAGTCCGTCACCCATAAAACCAGCACATCCTCCACGGATGACGGTGATACCACCGATGGCGATGAAACGACCGACACTACGCCGTATCCCAATGCCGATTTGCTGGTGTCGGCCGATGAACTTGAAACCCTGCTGTCCAGCAGCACCGCGACTGCAGCGACCACCGGCAGCCTGATCGTCATCGATACCCGTTCCGCCGACGCCTATGTCGCCGGCCACATTCCCGGCGCCATTCACATGGCTCATGCCGAGCTGGCCGATGACAGCCTCAATCTTAAATCCGTCACAGAGCTGGAAACGCTGCTGGGTGGCAAAGGGCTGGTGGCTGACGCCAAGATCGTGCTTTATGACGACACCATCACCTCCTGGGGTTCGGCCGGGCGGGTGTTCTGGGCGCTGGAATACCTCGGCTGCTCGGATGTTCATCTGCTTGATGGCGGCTGGGACAAATGGAGCGCCGACGGCCGGACAACGCAATTAGCCGCGACGACCCTGGAAGCCACCACGTTTACCGCCTCGGTCAACACAGCGGTTGTCACCGATAAAGCTACCATCGCTTCCCGCCTGGGTGACAGCGACTTTGTTCTCATCGACACCCGTACCGACGAAGAGTTCATCGGTTGGCAGCTGTATGGTGAAGCACGCGGCGGGCATATCACCGGCGCGGTGCATCTGCCCTATGAGTGGTCCTATGGCGCCGATCACACCCTGGTGCCTTATGCCACCATGAAAAGCTATTTCGAAGAGCGCGGCATTACTGCCGACAAGCAGGTGGTTGCCTACTGTACCGCCGGCATTCGCAGCGGCTTCGCCTATTTCCTTGCCCGGCTGATGGGTTATGAGAATGTGGCCAACTATGACGCATCGATCTGGGACTGGGCGGCACAGGCCGATATCACTACCTATCCCATGGAAGCACTGACCAATTATGCCGATCTGGTCTATCCGGGCTGGGTCAATGCGGTGATGGATTATCACGCCAGCGGCAGTTCCAGTGCGGCTCCGGCCAACTACAACTATGATCGCGATCATAAATACCTGATTTTTGAAACCCAGTGGGGCAGCTTTGACGATATGGCCAACGGCTGGGCTGACACCTCCTATCTTTCCGGCCATATTCCGGGAGCGATCCACTCTAACTCCGATGTCTATGAAAACGGCTATCCGCGCTGGTTCATGCTGCCCGATGATGAGCTGAAAGCCGCCGTTGGCAGCATGGGCATCACCGAAGACACGACGGTCATTGTTTACAGCAACAGCCCGATCTTTGCCGCCCGCCTGTGGTGGATTCTGCTCTATGCCGGGGTGGATGATGTGCGCCTGCTTAACGGCGGTTATGACGCCTGGACCGCAGCCGGCTACGACGGTGAAACCACCACCAATTACCCCGTTGCCACCACCTACAGCGGTAGCACGCTGCCCGAGGTGGTCGCCACGACGGATTATGTGGCCGGGGTTTATGACGATGAAAACACCCTGGTCGCCGACGTGCGCATGTATGAAGAATATGCCGGTGAAGTAAGCGGCTACAGCTACGTGGTCAACAAGGGGCGTATCCCCGGTGCCGTTTATGCCTTCCATGCCGACAACCCGGATCGCTATTACCTGGACGATGACGGCACCTTCCGCAGCTACACCGAAGTGGAAACCATGTGGAACGGTGTCGGCATCGAAAAAGCCACGGACACCACATTCAGCAAAGATGTCATCTTTTACTGTGGCAGCGGTTACCGCTCCAGTATCAGTTATCTCTATGCCCACCTGATGGGGATCAGTAACGTGCGCAACTACTCTGATGGCTGGGAAGGTTGGAGCACCGACTACGTCGAAGACGCCTCCTATTTGGCGGAAGAAGGTGTGCCCGGCAGCACCGATGGCTGGCGGCAGAACCGCTCCGAGCGGCCGGTGTCCGTTGGTGTCCATCCCGAGTAG
- the hemH gene encoding ferrochelatase, with protein sequence MSEPKKALVLLNMGGPDSLEAVEPFLCNLFSDRDLIQLPLGALLQKPFARLISHFRAKSVRENYRRIGGKSPLLHWTQRQAEETATLLGGDWLPFVAMRYWAPRAAEVVQAIRQQGIDEAVVVSLYPHYTGATTGSSIKDFKQAVAAHHPALRCRYIEDWHDWPAYLDALADCVREGLAQVPAAQRNQLQLLFSAHALPQKFIERGDPYQRHIEQTVAGVMARLDSCEHQIGYQSRSGPVRWMAPDSRELIRAAGAAGRPLLVVPVAFVSDHIETLEEIDGEFRELAEACGVPWFGRVPALNDRPSFIAALAALVRRAVSAAV encoded by the coding sequence GTGTCTGAACCGAAAAAAGCCCTGGTGCTGCTCAATATGGGCGGGCCGGATTCCCTTGAGGCCGTCGAACCCTTTCTCTGCAACCTGTTTTCCGACCGTGACCTGATCCAGCTGCCGTTGGGGGCGTTGCTGCAGAAACCCTTTGCCCGGTTGATTTCTCATTTTCGCGCAAAAAGCGTGCGGGAGAATTATCGCCGGATCGGCGGCAAATCGCCGCTGCTGCATTGGACGCAACGGCAGGCGGAAGAAACCGCGACGTTGCTGGGTGGAGACTGGCTGCCGTTCGTGGCCATGCGTTACTGGGCGCCGCGCGCCGCCGAGGTGGTGCAGGCCATTCGCCAGCAAGGGATCGACGAAGCCGTTGTTGTTTCGCTCTATCCCCACTACACCGGCGCGACCACCGGCAGCAGCATCAAGGATTTCAAACAGGCGGTGGCAGCACACCATCCGGCGCTGCGCTGTCGCTATATTGAAGACTGGCACGATTGGCCGGCCTATCTCGACGCTTTGGCTGACTGCGTGCGCGAGGGGCTGGCACAGGTGCCGGCCGCCCAGCGCAACCAGCTGCAGCTGCTGTTCTCAGCGCACGCCCTGCCGCAGAAATTCATTGAGCGTGGCGACCCCTACCAGCGCCACATCGAGCAGACGGTGGCCGGGGTGATGGCGCGGCTGGATTCCTGCGAGCACCAGATCGGTTATCAGAGCCGCAGCGGACCGGTACGCTGGATGGCGCCGGACAGCCGCGAACTGATCCGCGCCGCCGGTGCCGCCGGTCGGCCGCTGCTGGTGGTGCCGGTGGCCTTTGTGTCCGATCACATCGAAACCCTGGAAGAGATTGACGGTGAGTTTCGCGAACTGGCCGAGGCCTGTGGCGTGCCCTGGTTTGGCCGGGTGCCGGCGCTGAACGACCGGCCGTCTTTCATTGCGGCCCTGGCGGCGCTGGTCCGTCGGGCCGTCTCCGCAGCGGTCTGA
- a CDS encoding M48 family metallopeptidase: MSATVSCQACQLAGIALQLQRKAVRNLNLRVLPPDGQVRLSVPLRLPLAVAEAFVARKRDWILHQQQRLRQQSQPPADLGDPALLWHWGIAHQLQRSASSALPLGLPHACPPQSAEHSALPQLRLPTTWDLAQLQRWQAEQVRQALQPLLQPWQQRLQVQLRQFSIRTMRSRWGSCTPARASIRLNSALAGYPPVCLEYVLVHELTHLLEPSHNARFCALLDQFLPDWRSCRALLRQPRPLPRLTPPA; encoded by the coding sequence TTGAGCGCCACGGTTTCGTGCCAGGCCTGTCAGCTGGCCGGTATTGCACTGCAACTGCAACGCAAGGCGGTACGCAACCTGAATCTGCGGGTGCTGCCACCCGATGGTCAGGTGCGTCTGAGCGTGCCGCTGCGCCTGCCGCTGGCCGTGGCGGAAGCCTTTGTCGCCCGCAAGCGTGACTGGATTCTGCACCAGCAGCAGCGCCTGCGGCAACAGTCGCAGCCGCCGGCCGACCTGGGCGACCCGGCGCTGCTGTGGCACTGGGGGATTGCCCACCAACTGCAACGCTCGGCCAGCAGCGCGCTGCCGTTGGGCCTGCCCCATGCCTGTCCGCCACAGAGCGCGGAACACAGCGCCCTGCCGCAGCTACGGCTGCCGACGACCTGGGATCTGGCGCAACTGCAACGCTGGCAGGCGGAACAGGTCCGGCAGGCCCTGCAGCCCCTGCTGCAGCCTTGGCAGCAGCGCCTGCAGGTGCAGCTGCGCCAATTCAGCATCCGCACCATGCGCAGCCGCTGGGGCAGCTGTACCCCGGCACGCGCCAGTATCCGGCTCAACAGCGCTCTGGCCGGCTACCCGCCAGTCTGCCTGGAATACGTCCTGGTACATGAACTGACCCACCTGCTCGAACCCTCCCACAACGCCCGCTTCTGTGCCCTGCTCGATCAGTTCCTGCCCGATTGGCGCTCCTGCCGCGCACTGTTGCGCCAGCCACGCCCGCTTCCGCGTCTGACACCGCCCGCCTGA
- a CDS encoding DnaJ C-terminal domain-containing protein encodes MAKDYYASLGVAKTASADEIKKAYRKLAVKYHPDKNPGNKQAEERFKEISEAYAVLSDADKRRQYDQVGDNVFHQQFSREDIFQGTNFNDIFREFGLGGMGDDLFGQAGRGGRRSNVFHQPPRSVRGKDYLMKLNLPLRLALRGGERSLHLRHEGRDEQLQVRIPAGIASGQKLRIAGKGGPAPAGGEAGDLLLEILVDSDPLLTRKGNDLHQRLTVSFSTACLGGSAKVDTLDGEKRIKIPAGTASGSKIRLKGHGVPAHGRHEAGDLYVTIEVQVPTSLSPSQKKLLEALRDNDL; translated from the coding sequence ATGGCCAAGGATTATTACGCCAGCCTCGGCGTTGCCAAAACCGCTTCGGCGGACGAGATCAAGAAAGCCTACCGCAAACTGGCGGTCAAATACCACCCGGACAAGAATCCGGGCAACAAGCAGGCCGAGGAACGCTTCAAGGAGATTTCCGAAGCTTACGCCGTTCTGAGCGATGCGGACAAACGGCGCCAGTACGATCAGGTCGGTGACAACGTCTTTCACCAACAGTTCAGCCGTGAAGATATCTTCCAGGGCACCAACTTTAACGATATCTTCCGTGAGTTTGGCTTGGGCGGCATGGGTGACGACCTGTTCGGCCAAGCCGGCCGCGGCGGCCGGCGCAGCAACGTGTTCCATCAGCCCCCCCGGTCTGTGCGCGGCAAGGATTATCTGATGAAGCTGAATCTGCCGCTGCGTCTGGCCCTGCGCGGCGGCGAACGCAGCCTGCATCTGCGTCACGAAGGGCGCGATGAGCAACTGCAGGTGCGCATTCCGGCCGGCATCGCCAGCGGCCAGAAGCTGCGCATCGCCGGCAAGGGTGGGCCAGCACCGGCAGGTGGCGAAGCCGGCGATCTGCTGCTGGAAATCCTGGTGGACAGTGATCCGCTGCTGACCCGCAAGGGCAACGATCTGCACCAGCGCCTGACCGTCTCCTTCAGCACGGCCTGCCTGGGCGGCAGCGCCAAGGTCGACACCCTTGACGGTGAAAAACGCATCAAAATCCCGGCGGGCACGGCCAGCGGCAGCAAGATCCGGCTGAAGGGGCACGGGGTTCCAGCGCATGGCCGCCACGAGGCCGGCGATCTCTACGTCACCATTGAGGTGCAGGTGCCAACCAGCCTGAGTCCGTCGCAGAAAAAACTGCTCGAAGCCCTGCGCGATAACGATCTGTAG